Within the Fischerella sp. PCC 9605 genome, the region ACAGGGGTCTATAAAATTGAAAAGCCAGGCGGAAAAGTCAATCTTGATGATGGAGAAACAGCAAATGGAACTTTTAGTCATCAAATACCTGTAGCAGATCCACCAAAACGCTTTTATGCCACAGTCAAATTAGATGCATTGCGATTACAGCGCGATGTGGGACAAATTGCCAACGAGGTAATTCAACACTTAAGTAGTTTGGTGGGTGCAGAAGTAGAGATTACTTTTGACCTTCAAGTAACTGTTCCCAATGGAGTCCCAGAAAACGTAATTCGCACTGTGACAGAGAATTGTAAGGTGTTGAAATTTACAAACTATGAATTTGAGCAGGAATGAAGTAAAGGGGACTGGGGATTGGGCACTTTACAATCTCCATCCTCAATTCCTCCCAGTCCCCAGTCCAAGCGTCCCCGTGAAACAAAGTATTTACAGCTACATACAAACTTAACATTTAACCACTTCCTCTGGCAGAAGCTAGGCAAAACAGAATTCAGTTACTTTACTAACGATAAAGTATTTTTTTATCCCTACATATAACTGCCAGCAAAAATCATTTTGAATGAAGTTTTGAAGATATTTTGAAGAGATTTTAACATCTGATCTTGAGTGATTGAGATTAGCTTGTTGGTTGAAATTTTTACCACTAACTCTATTTGTTTATTTACTACTTTGGACTATTTGTGAATGCCAAAAAAGCTCAAGAAGGTTACATAGAGGATTTGAAAGAGGAAGAAGTGCAGAAATTACTGTCAAAATCAAGCGGTTACAGCCAAAAGAGCTAACAATTTATGGAGATAAATAAGTCGAGAGTATTTTAGGTGGATTGAGGTAATGCTGATGTCTCGCCAACTGTCCGTCACACAAAAAGTCTTGATTCTGCATCCAGCATACGTAGCCGGAAAAGTTGGAGTGATCTGTGGTGAAGAATTACTTTCAGGCGATCGCCCTAGCGGACGCTGGCTCATTCAAGTAGATTCTGCTGTGGAGAATATCATAGTGTCATTACCCTTGGATGAGTTTCAACTACTTTGTTAAGCGCTTACTAAACTAGTAAATTTGGTACTGCTCGCCATAACTATCAACTAATTTTTTCTAAAAGTAGAGAATTATTTTATAATAGTAAATTTTTCAAAAATTGTAATGATTACTATTTTTTAATAACTGACTAATTACTGAAGCAAAAACTCTTGTTCTACCTGTAGATACTGAAACAGCAGACTTTGAAAACAGGTTTATCTTTTTTATTGGTACTGCAACTGTACTGATACGCTATGCAGGATTTACAATTTTGACTGACCCTAACTTTTTCCGTCAGGGAGATCACGTACATCTGGGTGATGGAATACGCTCAACTTGTCTGACCAATCCAGCACTTGATATTGAAAAATTGCCAAGGTTGGATTTTGTTCTACTATCCCATTTGAAGCTGATTGTAATTGAAGCTACAAGTTAACTTGATACTTAAATTCATCCTTTTAGTAGAAGACAACAAGCATTAGAAGCAATTAAAGTGGGCATCCGGGCAAAAATGATGATTTATCAACCATATATGCTTCCAATACTGTATTGCTTGCAGAAGATAGCCCTAGCGACTTAATTTTTGTTAAAACTGGGCGTTGCTGAATCGAGGTATGAATTTTGTAGAAGCAATTCATGAATTGCTTCTACGGCTGTAGATTGTAAATCTGATGTTAACAGTTTCATACTTTGCAATCAGCAACGCCTAAAACTGCTTTTGATTAATGCGCTTAAATCAGGGTTAGCTTGCTTAGACGATGTAAGTGATGTTTAGATTACCTTAATTATGAGACGTATGAACAAAAAATGGACAACAAAGCGAATGACCATAAACTTGGCTTCAGCTGAAGTCGAGAAGCTTGAAAAGTATTGCGATCAAACAGGTAGACCAACAACAGATGTGATTCGAGAACTGATTCGAGGATTACCCACAACCTCGCTAGAGCCGTCTGCTGATGATGGTTTGAGCCTAGAGCTAGGAGACTTTGAAAATTACTGCTCTTCT harbors:
- a CDS encoding DUF1816 domain-containing protein, with product MFIYYFGLFVNAKKAQEGYIEDLKEEEVQKLLSKSSGYSQKS